The sequence below is a genomic window from Harmonia axyridis chromosome 1, icHarAxyr1.1, whole genome shotgun sequence.
TGCTGCCCCttctaaaatttgacatacaaAGGCtataataattacaagatcagcagaaCTATAGTTTTCGCGTATTATTTCTATTTACTTGCCcctcccccaaaaaaaaaaaaccggcTCCCTCTTGACCCCCCGCTGGCTTCGCCACTGCTTGACAGTGACAACTGACAAGACAACCCCTAGAAATGGCTGCATAAACATTATCTTTCTCTTTCATTCAGCAAAAACATAAGGAAGCAAATATTTTCGTAATAAGAAATCCgattagtttgaaatttatttatttttagattaatgaTCAATAAAGTGTATGACGAATTTCAAAATGGTATCATCAGATCTCCTGAtctataattaataataataataattaatcaatgaaattagagaatttttttaaactatTACGTGAAACGAACGATGAAAATCCTGTAAATAATATGTATCTTCAACGTCTCTCAGGGATCTGTAATATTCATTAGTACCTACCTATATCTAATATTCAATAGATTAGATTGGATATAATCAGAATTAATAGATATATGTTTTATTCTAATTTGAACAAATCTAAATTGAAATGAACTTACCTTTGGATTTCTCATAATTTGCGAAATAATTATGTTCAACGTGTATCATTTTTTCAGTTCCAATCATCAACATATTGTTTACACGAAAGAATGCACAacacgaaaacgaaaaaatattcaaaacaatgaTTGTATCTTCTTGTCCATAATTCTCGTCTGCACTATTATAACTATAAGTATATTCTTAGTAGAGGGGTATATTGTATTGCCAATAAAATCAAAGAATCACAAacgttcttcttcttcaaataaTTTGGTTGGTTTCGCCATTTCGTTGTAAAAGCAGGTACCTACCTGAGTAATATTGCGAATACAGAAGGTCCACATGTTTTAAATAATGGTATATTATCCTACAATGAAACAGAATACATCCAATAGAAACAAcataataatatacatatatacagatGGATTCTTTGACTTTTACATTTATATCAACCggagattcctgaggtcaaaaaaaacatttttctctattttttctaattcgatttttttctcacatttaTATTCGGAAAAGATtaatcacatcaataaaaaactatattccgaaaattatTTCGTTCAATTCCATTCCATTCGCGAGATgaactgaaaattacatttattatggattttcaaccgagccgaatcggaaaaaatggtgaaggaaaaaagaatatataaaCCAACTCGAGGATGCATCGATTGTTCATACAGACGATCAAAGCTCATTACAGAGAAAAATACTTCCTTGATTCCTGCACGCACATCAAAAGATATACAGTGTCCAAAGATATCAAGTTCTTCagtgattttcaaaaaatcgaGCAGTGaaccttcattcattttcagatatttttctctaaaattgCGACATGCAAGAAGCAAAGCACATCAATGTTGACACTATGGTTTCTTATTCTGTCTATTGAGGCAAAATATCTAGACCTGTAGGATCATTTTAATGAATAAGCCATTTTAAGCATTTTCATGTTTCAATATTTAGGAAGATACGTTATGCTGAATTAATGAGAAGTCGACCACTTTCTACTTTTCAACAATTAtaactaaaattaattttaaattaattaattatctcATTGAGACGACTTGAAGAACGAGTTCGGTATAGCCATTTAATAACTCTCTTTTGTATAGTTTAACAGgtacaaaatattttcagaataacGCATTATTTCTATCTTAGTACCCTTTTAGAACTCAGCACAATAGATGATGAGCAAAAGTGGTTGTATCTAATGTGTCATTATTTGTTAGAGAAAGTTCAGAGAACATAGAAATTTATGGTCACCTGCCATTTGTTCtcaactgtcaaaaattggataAAGCGATTTATTAGTTGGATATTGCTCAAGAAACATGGAAGACACGAAGTCTCTTCTGATGATGGTGTTGCAGAAAGTATTCCATAATAGACCGAAAATAGTTGAAGAAACCTTTCAACTCATTTATAACTATAACAACGGCAAAAGAGAGAAAATAGAATACGAGAAGGCAAGTGAGCATGTAATTCTAAGAAAAGTATGTTACTGACAGTTCGTTGAATTTTCAGACTTTAAAGACAATTTGTGATTTAATGAATGGAGAATTATCATCCCAAATATTAGTTTATCTTCTAACCATGGTTGATATGCCCAAAGAAGGTGGTTGTCAATTGCCCATCATGGAGAAGATGCAAAAAACCCATGGATGCCTGGCTGAAAGGTTTGTATGTTTCTTTTCTTTGTAATTATCATTCAAAACTGGTTTATCTTCAACATACCTCACAGCGAAAGTTAAAGAATGATTTGTGGgaatatttaaatttaatttagtGCAAAAATAATTTGCTCCAATTtgttgattttcaatttggaaggGTAAAAAGTAAGAAatcgaatttgaaaataatagccTTCGACTAGTTTATGACCAGAAATCGAAAACTTGGCAAATTTGTCTTCATAATTATTGCAAAAGagtattttgtaattttcttgTGAAGTGAAACAGCAATATTTTCTAAAGACATGGtccaatattttttcagtgTTCGTCCTCATCTACTCGAATGTcttaagaataaaaaaatagataCTGATGAATCTGGAAAAACGCTCGACAATAATAAACAACTTGAAAAAAAGGTTGAGGAAAAAAAAGAACCCCGATGTCTAAAAAAAGAAGATACAgttaaaaaatcatcaaatgaAGATGAATTTATAGTAAAGTCCGCTAAACGCACAAAAAGGGGAATTAAAGCAGCagccaaaaaaaatcaaaataaatatcttgAAGGTAAGAATCCTCATTTTGATTTTAACAGTTGTCCGAACAATACCTAACAAAATCTTCCAGGtaaaatttgaaacattttgaaatcattatttaAGATTATAATAATTTCATGTTGTTATTGAAAGAGAAAGGTTGTCAAAGAATGATGCTAATGGAAAGTTGTTTAGTAGGTATGCTTTGTTATATTGATTCTTAAATTTAGGTACTATTCAGAATCTTTATATTTCTGAGGCCACAATCATACAATACTTTTTGTTTAaaatttctctgaaatttctttggttgattaatttcaaaatcGTAGCACGGGTAAGTTCTACGGAGTTTCGTCGTGGTACTACTGATACTGTGTATGTTTTTATTCTGTGAAAAAGACAATTATTCCAAAATCTTCCGTTTTCTATGATACAGATGAATATCATATTGAAGATTCCGAAGATGAAGTTGGGTagttccatagagtaataaacatagatagaggaagtatacgcaatttttacatgtcaccAACATGGTTacattacgttgtcggattgtgatatattttcaaatccacaattttactatatcattatgaatgtacctatattatattgaatgaaattatatttatttgaataattcccaagtaaatatgcaaatttgaatatttggaacccgatattttcctaattgtcgaattcatatagtatgcagaatattgattatttatctacctgctgaaatccaaggtttggctctcctagtgtcatccgttgtttcacgtcgtttggcgcacttgatgtttgttttctgaatttctgatatatttaggaatttatttcaatatatttcgagttaatatgaaacgttgattcattatgggacataagaagtgagttctttgtggagaaactcgcgaattgagtgaaatatcgtatcactgatatgttttcattttcgcgcgcttcatatcaaatttgatagttcatgttggggacaaaatttgcttactgaaaatgacatatgctctctctatgtttatttctctgaggCAGTTCCATTCAAATATCCATAGTAATTCTAATTGAGTTACAGAATACCAATTCGAAACGATTCCgatgcatttctattcgatccatactaactctattcgatttgaagttagaGAATAGGGCTGAATATGAACTATATTTTAGAACTCCAGAGACTGGTGAAGCATTGCCACCGAAGTGTCTCCTTGGATCGGCCAGTTATTTCAACTCTTTTAAATGAAAGGTATCGTTGTGCAGGCGGAAATTAGAACTTATCAGGAAATATTAGAGTTACTAGACCGAAGAAATTGTAGAGTGGAAGGCAGACATTTCAGGATGGAAAGattttttttgtgcaatcttaaattttctaaaaattcagCTATGTTTATATTTCATGAGGAAAAATAATTGGGTTTTCCAATTTTCAGTCCAAACAATGTCTGGTTATCGGATCTATAGATTAGACAGATTCCCTCGTAACTTTCAACTTGAATGGGGATACCGGGTGATGTCACGAGTGGTTGACGCTCATTGGTTGAAAGTTGCGAGGCAACGTTTAATCTGGAGACCTTAGCCAATGGCGATATGGATACCGGATGACAATCTTtaacataacctaacctaagttatgagacaacctgtgtaatctaTAGATCTAGGTGTACACCCTGAATACATAAAATTTGAGACAATTTTCATTCTCCATCTATATTTCTGGTACTCAACCAGAAAGGCCTGTACATATGattatcaaattattttcagatcAGGGTGAACCAAAGACTGTGGAAACCTTGGCCCAGTTGAGTGCAAACTACTGCACAAGATATGAAGTCGAACTTAGAGAAATGTACAAAACTAAGCTGAGTACAGCTTGGGACATACTGTATACAAAATTGCTCGATAAATCAACGACAAAGGCAATCTATGAAGTTATCAAATATCTCAACAGAATGATGAAACTTGTGAGGATGGTGGAAAACACTGAAGTTACAACGGAGATAATCAAAGAAGAGTATCCATTAGATATTGAAGTTTTAGCAAGATTGAGGCATCAACAGGAGTTCCAGAATCCATTCGATAAAATAgacaaatatttgaaaacactGAATGATGATGATGTTCATTGTAGttctatattttgaatttcgaattgttatttttttttaatgtattcgTTTAGAAATAATTGTGAATATTATAGATTGAATTATGAAACGCAGAATTTGCTGCAGCATTTTTTTgtacttttattcattttcgaaCCATTTGGAGCAGAAAATATAGACGATTTATGTAGTATAGTTGTGTTATTATAATGATGATGAATTTATGAAggtcggtttttcaaaaattatttttttcagtctATTTTCTTGGGTATTAGCTTTtagccttcaaaatttattgattattgGCCTCTCTAGCAAGGTGGATCAATGGAATATTGCAACATTTGAATGGATATATAATCAAGAAATGAGTTAATATTTTCTCGAGAAGAGTATATGTACAGCAGTTGGTGGATAGTTGAATTCGGCTCTGAACTTTCAATCTCTTGATTTTTAGTTCTGGAATTAcgaaagatatacagggtgagtcaatagtgctcgatcggtagATAACTCCAGTAAATTTTGGGTTAGAGGAATGAAATTTGGGGAATCAACAACATTCAGCGCATAAGCttaagttattttttattctactTGCTgttccgaaagtggtgaaacacctTTGTTTCTAAATGGGAATGTCCATTTTCACatcatactcataatctccataaaattctgatttagaaataccccacttgtcatcatttattatCTCTGGTACTTTTTAACGAAGgtcacttttttcgaaaaatttcttgGTTTTTATGGTTTGAactaaagatcatatcttgaaaactgttcgagataattgttcaatttattttgtattaaatTCCCTAatagttttcaagtcttctgcaaatttacggaTCACTCTGATGCAAGAGTGTTGGAGCGGTTTCTTTTCGAGCATCTTCATAAAGATACAGTAGTCCAGTCAATATGTGTTTTTCACAAGGAGGTTTTGGGGTGGTTAtatgatttcttcgattttatatgttttttggaaTGCTGAATCTGAATCTGTAgttttgccaccaaaatttcgtgccggtacattgaataaattgcaaaacattgtaaaaaaacttcattttttggtGGATtttcgcatataactcggaaaatattaaaattattcgtGAATGACCCTTCTCTACAAAAACAAAGTCAACAAAAtttcctaaattttttttctattgagaTTTTCTGGCTCAAACTATAGTTGAAAATGTGCGTATTTTATATGTCTACAAAAACCCACTTTTTTCACtcccaaatttaattaattatcaatGGCATGTCTACTTctactcaataatttcttcttccAATTCAATGCAGATGGATTTCAACTATAAAACCATCATTTTTTCAGAGAaaagtattttcaaaataattttttgaaatttagtttaattctttatatttatttcaatgaaataataccGTCGCagtatttatacaacagggTGCTCAAATTCAAACTTTTGTATAGGGAGGTTATCCccgaaaaaatgatattttctatGCAAAAAAACccctaaaaattaaatttgttactattatttttcatttttttcgaagTTGCGTCACAatattttggtggcaaacctcagattcggatgtTGAATCCTATAACACCCTTGGCTACGCTCTTGGTGGGTCCTATTGCAATTTATTTTTGCTCAAATATTAAACATTAATTTCATGAGTGATATACAGAGTAATATAAAACAGC
It includes:
- the LOC123683923 gene encoding uncharacterized protein LOC123683923; this translates as MEDTKSLLMMVLQKVFHNRPKIVEETFQLIYNYNNGKREKIEYEKTLKTICDLMNGELSSQILVYLLTMVDMPKEGGCQLPIMEKMQKTHGCLAESVRPHLLECLKNKKIDTDESGKTLDNNKQLEKKVEEKKEPRCLKKEDTVKKSSNEDEFIVKSAKRTKRGIKAAAKKNQNKYLEDQGEPKTVETLAQLSANYCTRYEVELREMYKTKLSTAWDILYTKLLDKSTTKAIYEVIKYLNRMMKLVRMVENTEVTTEIIKEEYPLDIEVLARLRHQQEFQNPFDKIDKYLKTLNDDDVHCSSIF